TCGGTAGAAAGGATTAAAGCCAATGCATAATTAAAcgcctgccacgccccctttgTGTGAGGTGAAAATTTCTCTTGTTTGGGGGAGCGCATTATCAAAGTAAATTGTGGCAGCCACGTCTGTTTGCATATCTCAAGACTTTTgcttcaattttcaatttaattgttgcaaGCATGAGGCTTTGGTCATTTGGtcagcaaaacacacacacacgcacactaatACATACACGGACGTTGcttgtttgcttgtgtgtttgttttgggTTTGGGGCAAAGTTCACTAAATTGCATTTCGGCACGCAATAAGTGGTTCATTTGCTGCGTGGCTGAGCCGCCGCCTTATAGATATCTTAGAccatcctcctcctcttcgaTCTCCTGCTCATTCTCATCCCCATTGCTGTACATCCTGCGTTGATGTTTGTCCGGTTTGGTCCTGTTATTTGCTTTGTGTGCAAACTTAATTTCATCTTATTACGGTGCagaaattttgcaatttccgCAAAAGGCCAAGCACGAGAAACAAGCTCTGGTCAGTCTGCGTTTGGAATTTGATTCTCGGCCTTCTACTGCGTCTTGGACTAGTTTACCTTTTGGCCGGAAATGGAAAATACTTGTTGGCAGTGGCGATGGACAGGCTCAAGTGTTTATCTGGAGTCCTAGGACTTGTAATTAGTTTATGTGGCGACGATTGAAAGCGCAATTCAACTGAGTTATCTTTAAGATAAGCTCATCGCACACATCGTcgaatatttatatgtttgaGTAATTGTTGAAGCTAAGAAGCTAAAGGTTAGATAAATCTACTTTGtggataaataaataaagtctAGCAAAATACATCCTGGAGATAATAGCACCAAGATCTTTAAGATGGGATAAGACGCATAGTAGCTTTCTTAAATGTTTTAGAATACATTAATGTAAGGccaaataaatcttttttgcTTATCAATGAAGTGAACGAATTATTCCATCTTGTTTATATCTAGGTGAATTAAAGATTCTTATATTAGGTATATCTATAAGATTAGCTCATTACCTACAGCAGAATATGAATATCTTTAAGTAATTGAGATAAACTTACTTTGTTGacgaaaagtaaataaagtaaaggtatttaaaattgatatttgagAGTTGTCTTTAAGATAAGCTCATAGAAAGTGTTTGTATGTTTGAGTAATAACGAATGGAAATGATTGAAACTAggctaaatatatattatacaaatacgttttttaaagatttatatataaagataaGTTTAacagtaataaaatattcaacggataaaataaaagtagcaaaagattttttttagtaaGAATTATCTaaagcataaattaaacaatagtAAATATACAACGGATAGTAGAATATTTATACGTCAATAAATATCGAAGCcctttgatattattttacaagattttatatataatgattttgctcttcttttgctgctgctaccgTTTTTATCACTTACACTTCtaataaatctaaattacCTAATTTATTGTCATTCTCGGTTTGCCTTTTTGCGCTGATAAATTGCAGGACACTCCTAAGTAGCATGTTCGCAATTTCCCACAAAAATATTCCACAGTTTTGCGAATTTTATTTctcattctttttgttttgacgagcacacagaaaacagaaagcaGAGCAGCGCATAAAaaagctaatttaattaaaagaaaatgcaatcaaaaagGCCATTCGGTAGCTGTCTCACTTTGAGCGTTGCATTGTCCTCGCTGTGCGTGCCGCTTTGCAATTTTCCTTGACGCGCAGGACATTTTTTACGACCGCAAAACAATGACgaaatgcaactgcagcaaaagTGCACAAAACAGTGACACCAACCAGGATATACAGGATACGCCGTGCGGTTCctcgatgcgatgcgatttTATGCACATTTATCATAATTTCACACGCAGCCCTCGACGAGGAGTCACAACAAGGACACTTTTTTCATTCAGTTGTGTTGTGTTAGGTTCTGGGTTGGTAgcgcataaaaaatataaatttaagtgcAGCTCCTTAGGGGGCGCGGcaagcgaagaagaagaagaggaagaaattGCATTTCGCCTTTTTACGACCAAATGACATTTATGACATTCTCTTGCACCGAAAGAGGGCAAAGCGTAGGGAAAACCCCGACACTGAGCAGTGCTGGTAATAACCCATTAAAACTATTCGTAAACACACCTAGCTATAGCTACTGGATATCGCCTgctgtgtgagtatgtgtgccTGGACTTATGTAGATCCtggcagcaatggcagcgggCAACATGTCAACACTTTACTGTTGCGATTTCCTCTTGgcgccaacaacaatgtttGAACtggttattaatattaatgcgCCCGAACCGTaaaccataaaaaatgctGAATGCCATCGTTAATAGGAATAAATACTTACGATTGACAGAGCAGAAGTGACGCTGAGATActctttgatttattaaaagaacatcataagaacaaaattaaattaaaaacattccatgacaaagaaaacattttctaaaatcaagaacatttGTCTTAAAAAGtgtgttcttaaaataagaatacTGACTGAAAAATGTCGAATTCCCAAAATAagaccaaaaatactaaatgtagattacaaaatttgaaagTCCATCGAGATGTCAATACTCTCTCCTCTACCTCTTCTTACAGGGTATACGCATATTGAGCAGAAATAAAGCAGTTAAAAAAGCTAGAAAAAATACTGGCcgtaaaaaatcaaaataataaaattactttttatttacttttgccGCTATTTCTTTGCTTCACTTTCGCTGAGGGTTCGGGAAATTCTTGCGAGGTATTATCAGACACGTTTTCCGGTAATTGAAGTGTTTGCTTGTTACCCTTGTTTGTTGCCATAGTTTTGTTGTCTCTTCTgtagcagcagcggcagcggcagcggcagctgcttcATCCTTGGCACATCTTGGACTCTCATAATTCTACTTGTGACAAATCAACGCCCTCTTGTAGTTAACTTCCTGCTGCGATTCCCCTACTACGAACTTTTTTACGAGTTCGAGTATGTGTAGTTTTAGTAGTAGTCCTTCTAGTCCTTCcttttactgttgttgttgctttatcAAAAGtaatttcgcttttatttccTTCGACTATTGCCAGCGATTTCCGTTTTTTTCCGTCAATAATTTCATCTCATTTCATTCTTTGTCATAAAAATGGCCAACagctagcaaaaaaaaaaatgttgcaagtaAAGAAGAAGTTTCTTAtccttgttgtttttgttgtgccatTTGATGCATGCAATATGCACAAAGTTTcctatttcaataaaaaagaatacgTCGCATTGTGGATATAAATCTATAAGATAAAATCTCAGCTTTCCTATCGTAAAAGTATACTTTTTCGCAGGGGAAATAGTTGTTGAATGTTTAACTGACGACAGCTGGACGACAACTTTGTTGTAAGAATATGGAatcaaaaagttaaatattaaGGTAGCTTTAACAAATatgtgaaatattattattaatatgtatgtatgcatctTTGAGATACTATTTTTACTAAGATAGGGGTCATATGAAGTAGAAAATGGAAATTCAAGATGCAAAAAAGTGGAATGATAATAGAACTTAGACATTAAAaggtatttaatatatgagaattggaaaacataataatattcaagaaagataataattgtttaatgctGCAAATCTTAATTGAACGTCAGAGCTAAGGAAAACAATTGTAAACTTTTATTAGGCCCATATAATAAACGAAGTTTATACAAACCATTTCTCAGCACAGTGAAAATACTTTCGTGAGACTTTCTTAAGACTTTCAGAGAACTGCAACAATGGCATTCAATTAGCACCTACATAAACCGCAATTCTCAACGCTTGCTTAGCATAAACATTTATGATGATGCACGTCAAAGAAAATGGCAAGAAACCCTTGAGAGGAAACACACCAGATGAGGGGCCCAAAGTCAAACCACAAAAGCTGTGCACATTACCTGAATGCGATTTCTAGTGTAACGTTTTATTAGCTgacatatttatgcatattattaacaTTAAGTTTAATGCACctttttgcattattattgtattcgCTAGTGAAATTTGCAAACGTCGTTTTTCTCATTTCGCATTTTCGGATTTGATGCAGGGATCATTGTCATCATTGTCATCGTTGTCAGAAAGGGACGCGCGCGCCTCCGTGgctcattaatttttatacacgttacgtgtgtgtgtgtgttgtgttgtgtgtgtgtgtgttgtgtgtgcctGACTTTGgttgcaataaaaacatattttattagttgGCATACAACAGCGCAAAAAGGATGCATACAGCGAACTCCGCTGCACATTGTGTCCTGCGACTTCGACTCACCACCGTTTTTGGGCGAGGGTCCTTGCCCTGATGATGACTTGCTGTCAgcataaattcattatttatggTGCAATCAATGCGACCGAGCGTATGTCAAACACATCAAAAATCAACAGCTCATCAGTCGTTGCAATAGGCAAAGTCCTAATGTCATTTAAGGCCACGTTGCGACGCTCTCTTGGCGACTCCTCCGgaagtttgtttattttatagtttttgcCGACGTTGCCATTTCGGTGCGAAAATTTGCAAATCCTGCGATGTCGCCGCGGGTTGTCCTTCCGACAGTTGCGGCTCATGTTTGACGTCACTTCTGGCAAATTTGAATCTCTTTTATGCGACACCTCATAATGGGCGACAGGCGGCGATTGACAATTGACGACTGCTCATATCATTTGTAGATACCCTTTAGTATGGTTGATAATGGGTAGCTCAACTATAAATATGTGTTCCTAGATTTAAGTGGAgtgtaaattaaaagaataatattgATCTAAGATCAACTAAAAGCCATGCAAGGAAAAGTTCTCGGTCGTAAATTTGCTAATggatttttcatttataaaaaaatatttccattagcaatattttaaacaatgcttaaattttaatatttaatgaccAAATTCCTTTTTAAAAGTCTAGCATgttttgaaaagttttcggtcttaaatatatttttcatttataaaaacaCTTTCCAATAACCATATTTTCAAACattccaaaaattaaatattttatgaccAAATTccacaaacaaaattgtaaagaatactttaatttcaatatcaatttatgaatatttttaagcaatattACATTTTCTACATGAAGTgataaatcaataaacaaaatctgTAGTTTTCTTTACTACAATCGAAAAGTGCTGAGATTAAATTTCCTAGAACATATAACTTTTTCGAGATCAGCTCTTTACAACAAATAACTTTTCTAAGTTTCAAAGTTTCAAgtaaagtttaaattttaaaggaTATCTCAAAGTCGTTCCCCCCTAAAACaccataatttttatttccttctatttgttttcatttgctttttgaGGGTGTGGATGCCTTTGTTtctattgtgaaattaatgcataaatatttgcaagttTGCCATAATTCACTTCGTCGTCGCATCGTCGTCGACGATTTGTCCAGTTGAGAACTTGACACATAATGACTTTAATGCCTTTAAGGACTATTATCTGTGATATGATACGAtgaagtagcagcagcagcagcacacacaataattaaatgctCAACTTCGGCTGCGTGTGCTCATTTAACGCTGCCAGCACAGATGATGAATGGCATAGTGTTTCCGACTTTTCAGGGTTTTCTTTTCCACCCCACAATTAATATGCTCTTAATCAAAGAACTTCAGGGGGCGAGTCGAACAACCCACTTTGCCTGAAACTGGACTGATGAGTTCCATCATCCAAGAGGCAGAAGCATCTTGCGTGATTTGCGCACCTCAAAAGTAACTCCCACTCTCCTTTGTTCATATTCCCTTCGTAATGCGTCATTTTTGGCTTAGGTCTATCAATATCCTGGCTTCTGTATGCGGTCACGCATCGTATTCCTCTTGTCATAATTCCGAAATCGAATAGCTCTCCACTGACTTGcctatttgttgttattgctgttaaATATTCATGCGAATCTGCGCGTTGTCAGCTTCGTTTCTTCGTTATGCTTTTAATgacatttcaataattaatgtatttttcttcccaattttttccatttccgtTTTCCTGCCTCGTTTTCGGTTTGCCATTGTCGCCGTGCGTGTTCtttcgacatttttttttttttttttgactagACTTTTCGACTACTCGCCTATCAGGATCATCAATCAAAAGggcatttttaaatgttttgcttGTCGCGGCTTATAAATGATGCTTGTTAGAAGAcgactattttttttttgagggtTTTTCGATTACTTTTTGGGCGTTTGgtgaacaacattttaaatggcaAATCTTCATCAATTTTAATAAGTCAAAATAAGTCAAGTATGCtaatgtttttattgcatCATTCTTGGGGGATAAAAATCGTAAGAACTAATCAAATAAAGCTCGAAAGGTTTCGTTCGCTTCAATCTAACTTAACTAATCAAATTTTCTCTTGCATTATGCTCCGCACAACTGTCATAATACCCAGAGCATTTTTTCCAACTGACTAAATCAACACCCAAACATACAGTCGTGTCCTTGCTGATCCTGCGCTTAGGACACAACTCATAATTCGTGTAAAAACATTTCTACGCCGTTGCACAACTGAGCTAATGTCATTATCTTGCCATTAGTTGTTGactgatttgatttgatttaatttaattcttagcaaaaggaaagaaaaaaggCAAGACAAGGAAATGAGTGAATGACAATGGTGAACTATAAATGCTCTTCTTGCCAATGTCTAATTAgtattttccaaaaattaatcagaaaatgttaaagatagatagatgttaaaacaaaatggaagTTTTCGCTTATTATagcattaatttcaaattcaaaacaaattatgtttatCATGAAGAGCACAAAGAATCCGATTTTTCCTTAAGGTTTTCtgtattatatatgtttttatttttttgtttgcagtaTCTATTCCATTCCTCttctttgtttattaaacaaaagttGTCAAATGTtctatacaaacaaaaaaaaagtttcgaATATGACATAAATTGATCTTATTTTGTAGAGCATATAAAAGTCGctttatctttattattttgttattttattctttcCAGTCTCTGTTCCTTTGGGACCTCTCTTTTGTTGATGCTTCGTTTTGGGTCTGCGCAAattttttgcttcattttgcATGAATATTCAGTCCCTTTTCTTGGGTTTGCCAATCGAATAATTCGTTTTagccaaaaacacaaaattggCCGAAATGTCAGAGAATTATTTAAGGAATCGACAAAGATAGAAATCGAAAAATTTTGTCGGCAGCTTTGTCGAACATTTCTTGGAAATTTATATCAATAAACCCGAGCGCGGAGTTTGTTTTGATGCGAGTTCACTTAACTTGGGAAGCAGCATTAGAAACGTTTTGCGAACTAATTAACAGCTTAAGAAGTTTGCCAACAAGTTCTTAGAGTGCTTCTTGCTGACTTGAGTATTAACTGTTTTCTGTCTGTGATTTTTACAGCTTTTACTTACAAATCGCTCGACGcgaaacaaaaagtttttttattgcattgtgGCCCAACAAGTTGTTGAGCAGCGCGAAAACATAATCATAAACTTGtctcaattatttttcatatgcCACGCCCCTTGTTCGCCACCCACTAACCGCTGTGGAGCATTTAGCCAACTTTTATCTGTTGAACGttaattagttttgtttggtaaagtgaaatttttgattttttcccCGAGCACACCGAaactttttattaagtttttttcgcccaaaaatgtttgccaatcaaaatgaattgaaCACAAGACGCTCACAGAACCCAAAAAGTCCTGCACAGGATACATGCAGCAGGATGCAATGCGTCTGATTGCAGCTGCATAAGtgcaaaagtttaattaaatgacgGCGGCGGCTGATTCCGACAATGGAAAGTGGGAAACTTTGTGCCCCGGGAGCAAATGGCGCTTATGATGAGCCCCCTTGGAAATGCCAGCGTTGATTTTCCATAAGGTTTTTCGCGCTGCactttgcaaaaattaacttaagaatgcaaattgttttgttagCACCTCATTTTTTGACATTACCATCTGGGGGCTGCAGCtgaaaacagcagcagtcgagtctagatttttgcataattgaatttgcaacTTTCATTTTGAAAGCGCGGAAAAttctttttgttaatttgataAGTCCGTCGCTATTGCTATTTGTGTGGAAAAATGTTCACAAGAGTTGAAAAACTAACatctgaaatttaaatacatataaacacTCATGTAAACTATTTGTATCctcattatttataataaatacctTTAATGTTtgaataataaagaataaattaacaaacatTTTGATAGATGTAGTACTCATGAGATCTAGTTTATCAAGATATTTCTGATTGAGATTGTACTTCTTCGACTTTCAGATTGAGATTTGTACTTTTTATAAGGGTACTCTATAATAATacacttattttatttaatttttctacacTAACATGTACATTACcttaatattgatattataatCATTAAAACGAAGGATTCCAAATTCTTTTTCCTAAATGCGTGAAAAGTTCATGAATATTTAAACCAAGATTATTAATTGATCCATAATCTTAACTattatgaatttttgtttgaaatgatTATCTGAAagtttattatacatattattgtGCACAGTGGCCTCATAAAGGGAAAATCCTAATAAGAATTAAGAATTTTGATTCTAActtcataatttaatatgagataaataatgaaattaaattagctaacgctggaaaataaattattttatttaatttacatattatataacaacatcttataaaaacatattatatataacaacAAGCGACAAACTGAAATGGTATAATCTCAATGTGATCGAAAGCCGTCGGCACTTGGCATTTCAGCAGCGGCGAGAATTTTTCTTTGTTCTTAAAgattaaaatgtattgtgtCGGCTGAACAATGTCTagatataaatttaaagaaatgcaaaaacgtatatatttctgtttaatttatgtatcTTCCGATTTaaagtgatttatttatttccgaTATTGacaaatgtattttatggCTTCCAAAATTTCCTGAAAAGACGTCATCAATTCCCTCCCAAGAAATAAGAGAAAtaaatttcgttttcttttatctttttattttgtttttttgtttgacaaaAAATTGATGCAATTTTCAGCAAAccttataaataattatatcgGGATTCTGTATAATCTCTTTGTCAgcttttacaaaaattttctCGCTTACAAAAAAACTTACAAACTAATACATAAGTGTTTCGATAATaagatttaaatatacatatatcaaaaatcaaatattgctAAATCGAAGCTATATGTTCTTGATGTCATCGAtgctcttcttgttgctgGGTAGAAACAAAACCATTATCACAATCGCTTTGATGAGTAAACTTAAGAGGGGttgtttgttgtaattttggaaaaatgaTTTAAGGAAAATCATAAAGACTTCACTTGTTCTTTTGCCGTCGGTGAAGTACTCCGACGGCAACTTGTTGTTCCTTGTGCTTGTACTGAGTGTTGactgtagtagttgttgttccagttgtagttgtagttgtagttgtggttgcCGTAGTAGTAGATTGTAGTAGATGTTTGTGGTTTACTCAAGGCTGCGTTTCTGTTTTATTGCGATGGTTTGCGCCACTTGCCGCACTTGCGTCCCGCTCGCTGCAGGCACTGACTTGCCGTCGAATCCATCATCTGGCGAATGGTGTTCAGCACCATTGTGGCCATTTGCCAGTGACGTAGgcgcaacagctgctgctcctgctcttCAGCCTTGCGCAGCAACGTTGCCTGGTCGGGTATGTAGAAGGCCACAGCCATTGTCAAGATCGGAGATGTGATGaatttgttggtgttgttgttgttgttgttgttgatgctatCAAAGGAAACTTGTTCCTTTGTTTCCAATTGCACaattgtttgtaattattaatgtATGTCTTTCTTCTGCAGATGACTCAAGACTTTCTCTTTGCAGATTCGCACGTCAACGCACACaatgaataaattaactaCACAaattctttgttgttgttattactgctgctgctgctgtttacgCACACGTCAAATATGCGGCAATTTGGGTTCGTTCACTTTGTTCTGGTTTGCTGCTCTGTTTGGTTGCGCACGTCCGTACGCTTCGTTGGCTTACTTCAAACTGTATGCCGTGAGCGAGCAGTGCGCGCTTTTATACCTCTGCACCCTGTCGCACCAGTTGCTCTGGCTCTCTCTCCTGCGCTTGCTCTCGTTCTCGCTCGcggttgctgctactgctgcttctgctgctgctgagctaACTCTCAGCGCGcgttgttttgtgtgtttgctgtcTCGCTCTGCTCTTGTGTGCTCAGCGTAGGCCTcagttgctgtcgctgctgctctCGTTGCCGCTCGCTGtgcttcaattttttgttttggtatttttgttgacATCGCTTCattcgtatttttattttgagtggCCGCCAccaaaaaatttgtattgttgttgccaggcGGCTCTGCCACCTTGCGCTTGTTACCAAGtgtgttcgagtgtgtgtgggagggtgctttttttgttagtgtgtgtgtgtgttgtaagGCGTAGCCTTTGTTGTAACTGTATGTGGCGAGAAGTACAGTTAGCatattaattgtattaaatCGTCGTCGCATGACAAACGCCTGTCTGGCAGTAAAAAGGGAGCAAAAAGTCATCTTGAAATATCGGCAAGTGGGCAAAGTTGAGTTCTCATTATGAATACACAGAAATCTATATGTATTCGATTCTACAACaagtataataattatatttttgcatacatatatagaatttgTATCAGGTTCtcggtttttattttatttgacgaGCCTTTCAGCGATTTCTTTATCAGCAcatattttgcatgttttaCAAGTGTTTCCCACTCATTGCTTCCGACTAGAAAGACGCTTTAAGTAATTGATGTCTGTCATAAATGCATTCTATACGAATAcgtaattttcttttttttttaattctttgtCAACAATGGGCTCGTCCACTTATTGTGTGCATCtatagattatttttattttgttcgcAATTTGCATGAATCTGAGCGGAACGAGTCGAAAACGATATCGTTACTAAACGAACATGAAATATTTGGGAGCTTCcccaatttaatattaattgcgCTAAATTTCAGTACATTGACATGCAAAATGTgtaattatttcattcataattcTTAATCTTGCATTAATCATAGGAGCGGGTTCATTTGTGGGGTTTACGACGTAGTAATTGAATATAACTTTAGATATTTAACCTCAACTATAATAAGGAGTAGGAAGTATCACTTAGTAAACCTTAAAAGGAGTTTCTAATTAGTCAgagaataattttataaatccTTCGAGAAGTTCGTAGTTAGTCAGAGGTCAGGAAATAAACCATATTATTCATCCAATTCTAAAAAGAAAGCAACGCGGAAGTCAAGATTCATTTCTGCAATGGGATTTTGTGAAAgtgattaatttattgttattaaaatgctAACGGTTCTTTTCATTGtgatgaaattattgcaaCACGCGATACACTCAAGTCATCTAAAGTTGTATTCGAGTATTGACTGGCCAAATTCAGTGACTGAGACTCCACCCACAATGTCGTCACTTTGCTCTGACCCACGCACACAATCTCGAGCCTTAGAGTTGTAGTGTCTCAAGTGTCTATCTGTGTTACACAACTTCCACTTAGGGGTTGCTCTAGGTCTATTGTTGGCAGAACTACTCGCTAACATTCGCCTTACACTCTCAACATTTTCTTTCCCATTCGCACAAGCGACAAAGTCGCtgcatagttgttgttgttttttttttcttctcgtCTTCCTTCTTGGTTTTCCGGGTTCGCGACGgcaacataaatttgaaagGCGTGGCTTATTTACCAAAAACGCCGGGAAACATTTTGTaccagacagagacagcagcaacatttgctCTCTTTCGAACCAACAAACTCTACGCAGGTTgaagtttttgtgtgtgctgcttcttctattttggtgtatatattttttcttttttgggctACTCAACTtcagtttttttgttgtgtttgtgggGCGGAGTTTGGTCAGAGACCTTATTTAATGGGCTAACCTAACCGCGACGTGGCGGCTATTTTATGAATCAGCATTTCTGGGTGGAGCCTCGGTTATGCTTGGTCTGCTTTTCGAGTTATATCATAGATTCAAATTATGTTCAAATCATTGCTTGGCCCTTCAAAACGCACTCTTAACCTCTTCAAACGGTGCGTTTTGCCGTCGGTAATTTGCGCATTAGCAATCCATAATTGGAACAATTAAAGAATTTGATGTTTTCTTTGTGATGTTCCTTGAGATAAGCGTTTCTACTTCGAACTGTTTAATGAAGCGTAAGAGGGCTGTTTCTCAAGAGATATAAATCTGAATggatttcttgttttcttaaaGGATTACATGATACCATTTCCTTCGATCGACTTACTTGCTGGTCATGCGggtaattattgcaattttgattatttaaattgtgtagTCAATGTGAAGCGACGTGTGTCAACACATTAACTGTGACAGAACTTCATATATTTGGGGTTGTGATGGCTTTCAAAACCCATATAACTTTGTTGTCGCTATCAATTTGCATAGCTAATTGCatggaaatgcaatttgtttactgATTTTTGAAATCATAaagtttcaattcaatttcatagTTTAGCTTTTACATTATTGAAAGTGAATGTGTCAAATTAGCttttaattgagttttcaATCTGCATGTCAAATGACCCACATGATCCACCGCAACTTTGACGCGTGTTCCCATTTCATCAAAGTATGTCAATCTTCAATGAGTTTTTCCCTTTACTTTCATGAGACATTTTAAGTTAGCAGCaccaaaacaatttaatgttACAGCAGCAAATTTCAAGCTCTTTCTTCTGGCCCTCTGACGTGTCTTCGTCTTTGTCATTGTGACGTTGTCGTCTCGTCGGGGACTGCctc
This is a stretch of genomic DNA from Drosophila albomicans strain 15112-1751.03 chromosome 3, ASM965048v2, whole genome shotgun sequence. It encodes these proteins:
- the LOC117568724 gene encoding cell death protein rpr gives rise to the protein MAVAFYIPDQATLLRKAEEQEQQLLRLRHWQMATMVLNTIRQMMDSTASQCLQRAGRKCGKWRKPSQ